One Erpetoichthys calabaricus chromosome 8, fErpCal1.3, whole genome shotgun sequence DNA segment encodes these proteins:
- the LOC114644823 gene encoding epidermal differentiation-specific protein-like: MNKIIVYEHGNFKGMSREFTKTVPSLIDENFNDCISSLMVIGAPWVAYEHCNFKGRQFVYEEGQYASVEWNDVFSSLQIITDNLDDPLITLYEHGNYGGRKKDVTIETNLCFSDFNDTASSHIVHRGVWVLYEHGDRGGRQIIARAGEKVANYGDLGFNDQLSSLRPLQYGSPTVKAKIQWEKMVKESDKNVKIDELVVVNESDTEQSFSSTATKEYETYASQSISFSNSTTITVGSKFSLDIVPGVGVETSISASNTFTVEKGKTESSTSREKTEINLPVKIPPHTELTVNVMRKEMSVRVPVEFTVTRGSNTKKEYGEYRCNSGSSVHAEYSSKQLK, from the coding sequence ATGAACAAAATCATCGTCTACGAGCATGGAAACTTCAAGGGGATGAGCAGGGAGTTCACCAAAACTGTTCCAAGTCTAATTGATGAAAACTTCAATGACTGCATTTCATCCTTAATGGTAATTGGTGCCCCTTGGGTAGCTTATGAGCATTGTAACTTCAAAGGCCGACAGTTTGTCTACGAGGAAGGCCAGTATGCCAGTGTTGAATGGAATGATGTATTTTCTTCCCTGCAAATCATCACTGACAACCTTGATGACCCCTTGATCACTTTATATGAACATGGTAATTACGGTGGAAGAAAGAAAGATGTCACTATTGAAACGAACCTGTGCTTTTCTGACTTCAATGACACTGCCTCGTCCCATATTGTGCATAGAGGAGTCTGGGTCCTGTATGAACACGGAGACCGCGGAGGCCGGCAAATCATTGCTCGAGCAGGGGAAAAGGTGGCAAACTACGGTGATCTCGGTTTCAATGATCAGCTCTCCTCTCTTCGTCCACTGCAGTACGGCTCCCCTACTGTGAAAGCCAAAATTCAGTGGGAGAAAATGGTCAAGGAGTCGGACAAGAATGTGAAGATCGATGAACTCGTCGTAGTAAACGAATCTGACACTGAGCAGTCGTTTTCTTCCACTGCCACCAAAGAATATGAAACCTATGCCAGCCAGAGCATCTCATTCAGCAACTCCACCACAATTACTGTTGGTAGTAAATTCTCCCTTGATATCGTGCCTGGTGTAGGAGTGGAGACCAGCATCTCGGCTTCCAACACCTTCactgttgaaaaaggaaaaactgaatcTTCAACTTCAAGAGAGAAGACTGAAATCAACCTACCTGTCAAAATCCCTCCACATACAGAATTAACAGTTAATGTCATGAGAAAAGAAATGTCTGTGAGGGTGCCAGTAGAGTTTACTGTCACTCGAGGTAGTAACACTAAAAAAGAATACGGGGAATACCGGTGCAACTCGGGGAGCTCAGTGCATGCTGAATATTCATCTAAACAGCTGAAATGA